AACCTATCTACAACGAAGAAAAGGTTTACTATCTGCTTAACAAACCACGCGGTGTGATTTCCAGTGTGACAGATGATAAGGGTCGTAAGACTGTTGTCGACCTCTTGCCCAATGTTAAAGAACGCATTTACCCTGTGGGACGTTTGGACTGGGATACATCAGGTGTCTTGATTTTAACCAATGATGGTGATTTTACGGATGAGATGATTCACCCCCGTAATGAGATTGACAAGGTCTATGTTGCGCGTGTTAAAGGTGTGGCTAATAAGGACAATCTCCGCCCCTTGACCCGCGGTCTTGAGATTGATGGCAAGAAAACCAAGCCGGCTATTTATGAAATTCTCAAAGTGGATCCAGTCAAAAACCGCTCTGTGGTACAGTTGACTATCCATGAAGGGCGTAACCATCAGGTTAAAAAGATGTTTGAAGCTGTCGGCCTCCAAGTGGATAAGTTGTCTCGGACACGTTTTGGACATCTAGACTTGACGGGGCTTCGTCCAGGTGAAGCTCGTCGCCTCAATAAAAAAGAAATCAGCCAACTACACACCATGGCTGTAACCAAGAAATAATGAAACGAATCTTAATAGCGCCAGTACGCTTTTACCAACGTTTTATCTCACCAGCCTTTCCACCCTCTTGTCGCTTTGAGCCGACTTGTTCCAACTACATGATTCAGGCTATTGAAAAACATGGCTTCAAGGGTGTTCTGATGGGCTTGGCTCGAATTTTCCGATGCCATCCTTGGTCGCCAATAGGAAAAGATCCTGTCCCAGACCACTTTTCTCTCAGACGAAATCAAGAAAAAAAATAACCCAACATCACCTGATGTTGGGTTTTCTTGTTTATTTCAAAGCTTTTTGTGCGTCTTCAATCATGAGTTTGGTTGATTCAAGACCGCCTCCGCTTAGATACCAGAGGTCTGGTGTTAGTTGGATAATTTTTCCATTTTTAGCAGCAGGAGTTTCAGCGATGAGGGCATTTTCTAGGACGCCATCGTTGCTAGAGTTGTCCCCACCGATGGCAAGGGTACGGTTGATGACAAAGAGGATGTCAGGATTGATTTCTTTGACACTTTCAAAGCTGACTTCTTGTCCGTGGCGAGAGTCTTCAAATTGAGTATCTGTTGGCTTGAATTTCAAGGTTTGGTACAAGAAAGAGAAACGAGATTGGGCACCAAAGGCAGCCATTTTTCCTTCATTGAGGAGGATAGCAAGGGCTTTTTTGTCAGAACTTTCGTTTTTAGTAGCGACTTCTTGGATGCTCTTGTCTAGGTTAGCTAATTCTTCTTTGGCTTTCTGTGTACCAGTTTCACCAAAGGCACTTGCTAGAGATTCGATGTTAGCCTTGGTAGAAGTCCAGTAGTCGTCCTTGCTTGCTTGGAAGAGAACAGTTGGAGCAATTTCTTTGAACTTGTCTACGAATTTTTGGGTACGTGGAGAAGCGATAATCAGATCCGGCTCAAGAGCAGCAATGGCTTCTAGGTCTGGCTCAACCATAGAACCCACATTGTTGACATTTCCCGCAAGATCTTTTAGGTAAGTCGGAACAGTTTTTGTCGGCATTCCGACGATATTCTTTTCAAAACCTAAAGCGCGAATAGTATCCGCAGCACCGAGATCAAAGGTCACAATCTTTTCAGGAACCTTTGAAAGTTTGACCTCGTCTAGTGAACTTTTAATGGTTATCTCTGTTGGAGCAGAGCTACTTGACTCCGTCTTACTAGTGGTTGAGTTTGTATTTGTACTACATGCACCAAGTAGGAGCAAGAAGCTGGCCACTAGGGCAGTAAGATAAAGTTTAAGGGATGTTTTCATGATTTCTCCTTTTTAAAATATGATAACGATGTAGGGAGTCTCTTAGATAGGCTTGTTAGCTAAGAGACAGAGGGTTCTCTAACATGAGTTCAGAATAGCTAGCTATAGATACAGATCTTTTTGCCATTGATATCAGCCAACGTGATGGGAATCTCATAGAGTTGACTGAGCAGGTCAGTCTGCATGATTTGAGCAGTCGTTCCCTTGCAAAAGACTTGACCGTCCTTGAAGGCAACAATTTCATCCGCATATTGGCTAGCCATATTGATATCGTGGAGGACGATGATAATGGTTTTGCCAAGTTCCTCCACCAGTTGCCGAAGGATCTGCATCATGCTGACACTTTGCTTGATATCGAGATTATTGAGCGGTTCGTCTAGCAAGATAAAGTCTGTATCCTGGGCCAGTACCATAGCGATAAAGACACGTTGCAACTGTCCACCAGACAGACTATCGATGTAGCGGTCTTTTAAGCTTGTCAGTTCCAGGTAGTCCAGGGTTTCTCGGATTTTTTCCCAGTCTTCTGCCTTCAGTCGACCACGGCTGTAGGGAAAACGTCCAAAGCTGACTAGTTCTTCAACGGTCAATTTGGCTTGGTAATTGATCTTCTGCTTTAGGATGGTGAGCTCTTTGGCTAGTTCTTGCGAATTCCAACTCTCGATTTCACGCCCTTTGATACTGAGGATTCCCTGATCTTTCTTGGTCAGTCTGCTCATGATGGAGAGAAGAGTTGATTTTCCAGCACCATTTGGACCAATGAAGGCTGTCAGTTTCTGAGGACTGACTTCAAGGGAAATGTCTTGCAAAATATCCTGTTTTTGAATGGATTTGTCAATGTTTTCCAGTTTCACCGACGGGCCCTCCTGTATAGTAAGATAAAGAATAAGAGACCACCCACACTCTCGATGATCATGCTGATGCGAATTTCCAGCGCAAAGACTCGTTCGATGAGGGCTTGCCCCAAGGTTAAGCTAATAAATCCAATTAGAATGGCTACGATAAAGAGCAACTTGTGTCGATAATCTTTGACAATCAGGTAAGTGAGATTGGCCAGCATAAAGCCAAAGAAGGCCATAGGCCCTACCAAGGCAGTGGCTGTTGAGGTCAAGAGCACGATGCCCCAGAGGAGTTCTCTCTGTTCTTTTTCAACATCTAGTCCCAGTATCTGAGCCGTTTCTCTTTGCAGGTGCAAGACATCCAGAACGACTGCTTTGCGAAAGAAAAAGATTGTCAAAGCGAGGATGATCAGAGAACCGATGGCTAGGATGGAAGTGTTGAGATGCTGAAAGGAGGCAAAGAGACTGTTCTGCAGTTTATCGTATTCATTTGGATCCATCAGAACTTGGAGGAAGGTACTGATATTTCGAAAGAGACTTCCCAGGGCTAGGCAGATTAGTAGGATGAAGACCAGGTCTTGTTTCATCAGCCTCTTCAGGTAGCCTTGTAAGGCGAGAAAGAAGAGGGATTGAAGCAGAAGCAAGACTAGAAATTCTAAGATAGGCGACTTCCCAAGCTGTAGAAATTTGCTTTCAAATATCAGTAGCAGGGTCTGTAGCAAGACATAGAAGGATTCGATTCCCAAAATACTTGGCGTCAGAAA
This Streptococcus oralis DNA region includes the following protein-coding sequences:
- a CDS encoding pseudouridine synthase; this encodes MRINKYIAHAGVASRRKAEELIKQGLVTVNGQVVRELATTIKSGDKVEVEGQPIYNEEKVYYLLNKPRGVISSVTDDKGRKTVVDLLPNVKERIYPVGRLDWDTSGVLILTNDGDFTDEMIHPRNEIDKVYVARVKGVANKDNLRPLTRGLEIDGKKTKPAIYEILKVDPVKNRSVVQLTIHEGRNHQVKKMFEAVGLQVDKLSRTRFGHLDLTGLRPGEARRLNKKEISQLHTMAVTKK
- the yidD gene encoding membrane protein insertion efficiency factor YidD, translating into MKRILIAPVRFYQRFISPAFPPSCRFEPTCSNYMIQAIEKHGFKGVLMGLARIFRCHPWSPIGKDPVPDHFSLRRNQEKK
- a CDS encoding siderophore ABC transporter substrate-binding protein, translating into MKTSLKLYLTALVASFLLLLGACSTNTNSTTSKTESSSSAPTEITIKSSLDEVKLSKVPEKIVTFDLGAADTIRALGFEKNIVGMPTKTVPTYLKDLAGNVNNVGSMVEPDLEAIAALEPDLIIASPRTQKFVDKFKEIAPTVLFQASKDDYWTSTKANIESLASAFGETGTQKAKEELANLDKSIQEVATKNESSDKKALAILLNEGKMAAFGAQSRFSFLYQTLKFKPTDTQFEDSRHGQEVSFESVKEINPDILFVINRTLAIGGDNSSNDGVLENALIAETPAAKNGKIIQLTPDLWYLSGGGLESTKLMIEDAQKALK
- a CDS encoding iron ABC transporter ATP-binding protein, with the translated sequence MKLENIDKSIQKQDILQDISLEVSPQKLTAFIGPNGAGKSTLLSIMSRLTKKDQGILSIKGREIESWNSQELAKELTILKQKINYQAKLTVEELVSFGRFPYSRGRLKAEDWEKIRETLDYLELTSLKDRYIDSLSGGQLQRVFIAMVLAQDTDFILLDEPLNNLDIKQSVSMMQILRQLVEELGKTIIIVLHDINMASQYADEIVAFKDGQVFCKGTTAQIMQTDLLSQLYEIPITLADINGKKICIYS
- a CDS encoding iron chelate uptake ABC transporter family permease subunit; this translates as MQFKSKHTKLFWLLIILAIGACLLYFWPITNLSAFAWKLRSQKIIVYLLVAIATGISTISFQTLTENRFLTPSILGIESFYVLLQTLLLIFESKFLQLGKSPILEFLVLLLLQSLFFLALQGYLKRLMKQDLVFILLICLALGSLFRNISTFLQVLMDPNEYDKLQNSLFASFQHLNTSILAIGSLIILALTIFFFRKAVVLDVLHLQRETAQILGLDVEKEQRELLWGIVLLTSTATALVGPMAFFGFMLANLTYLIVKDYRHKLLFIVAILIGFISLTLGQALIERVFALEIRISMIIESVGGLLFFILLYRRARR